In a single window of the Niabella ginsenosidivorans genome:
- a CDS encoding DUF922 domain-containing protein, giving the protein MRGIILAGLLLAAQISNAQAGNAAPAIEWSATRVLKITDFKVVRAGQYIPKQLGVNQAVTRTGFLYTLTHINSGKEKGRNFIKIQALMYPGNSYIKAPVLNAGVSAVAYLLNHEQKHFDISEIFAREASRFLQTHHFSRNYASEITNEMQRLSKEAAALQKLYDKETNNGRNEPKQREWNRAIAKRLSRLSAYSQKDFFLDIR; this is encoded by the coding sequence ATGAGGGGGATCATACTTGCAGGCCTTTTGCTGGCTGCGCAGATTTCAAATGCTCAGGCAGGAAATGCTGCGCCTGCAATTGAATGGTCGGCTACCCGGGTTTTAAAGATAACAGACTTTAAAGTTGTGCGCGCGGGCCAGTATATTCCAAAGCAGTTGGGCGTTAACCAGGCTGTAACCCGGACCGGTTTTTTATATACGCTGACACATATCAATTCAGGAAAAGAAAAGGGGCGCAACTTTATAAAGATACAGGCGTTAATGTACCCCGGAAATTCTTATATAAAAGCACCTGTGCTCAATGCCGGCGTATCTGCGGTTGCTTATCTCTTAAATCATGAGCAGAAACATTTTGATATTTCAGAGATCTTTGCCCGGGAGGCCTCCCGGTTTTTGCAAACCCATCATTTTTCCAGGAACTATGCTTCGGAAATAACCAATGAAATGCAACGCCTTTCTAAGGAAGCTGCTGCGCTTCAAAAGCTTTATGATAAAGAAACCAATAATGGGCGTAATGAACCAAAACAGCGGGAATGGAATAGGGCTATTGCCAAACGGCTGAGCCGCCTTTCCGCTTATAGCCAGAAGGATTTTTTTCTTGACATCCGGTAA
- a CDS encoding VOC family protein produces MKKTILITLLFATTFFLGFAFKAITTKTTNNNYKMKRVTGIGGIFFKSKDPKKITEWYQKHLGLNTNPYGAGFEWYEAPDSSKKAQTQWTPFPETTKYFEPSKQDFMINYRVENLEALVEELKKEGVTIVDNIETYDYGKFVHILDGEGNKVELWEAVD; encoded by the coding sequence ATGAAGAAGACAATTTTAATAACTTTATTATTTGCGACAACCTTTTTCTTAGGTTTCGCTTTTAAGGCAATTACGACGAAAACAACAAATAATAATTATAAAATGAAGAGAGTAACAGGGATCGGCGGCATTTTTTTCAAAAGCAAAGACCCGAAAAAAATTACAGAATGGTACCAAAAACACCTTGGGTTGAACACAAATCCTTATGGTGCAGGCTTTGAGTGGTATGAAGCCCCGGACAGTTCAAAAAAAGCTCAGACACAGTGGACACCATTTCCGGAAACGACGAAATACTTTGAACCATCGAAACAGGACTTTATGATCAACTACCGGGTTGAAAATCTGGAAGCACTTGTGGAGGAACTAAAAAAAGAAGGAGTGACTATTGTGGACAACATTGAAACATATGATTACGGCAAATTTGTGCATATACTGGATGGGGAAGGGAACAAGGTTGAACTATGGGAAGCTGTTGATTAG